A region from the Corallococcus caeni genome encodes:
- a CDS encoding MlaD family protein → MKKLVTPFRVGLLVLAAGGFLITFVLFAKKGGLSDRDSTQVWAYFRDASGLAVRGRVQIAGIPVGEISDISLEGTRAKIWLKIRKGVDIRQDAAITKRSESLLGDYLLDLNPGTEQAPELENGGQIRRVIDTQGVEAVFESLSQITSDIQQVTGALREVLGGEKGAGSLERIVENLVRLSDSVDATVRRNTDRLDTIMANVEGVSSDVRALTQGNGAEVTRIVTNVERITQDVREVLGTVKNIVGSGEGEFKESVSSLKQTLGRLDNTLANLEDITRKVKDGEGAAGALLTDEQLGQRLSEAVTDVSEFATRLSTLQTEVGLFSTYLVSQGASKNGLSLKLIPKPDKYYLLEIIDDPRGSVSTQVVQTNPPSDGDPVIQTQKVTRESFKVSLQFAKRYYFTTLRVGLIESTGGVGADLHLFDDALTLKMDAFNFTADELRYPRLRAMLKAQAFDHLYAMAGMDDILNARQRDAATRRLIAGRDFFFGAGFFFTDDDLKALITTIGVPTF, encoded by the coding sequence GTGAAGAAGCTCGTCACGCCCTTCCGTGTTGGCCTGTTGGTCCTCGCCGCCGGGGGCTTCCTCATCACGTTCGTGCTGTTCGCCAAGAAGGGCGGACTGAGCGACCGTGACTCCACCCAGGTGTGGGCCTACTTCCGGGACGCGTCCGGGCTCGCGGTGCGCGGCCGGGTGCAGATCGCCGGCATCCCCGTGGGGGAGATCAGCGACATCAGCCTGGAGGGCACCCGCGCGAAGATCTGGCTGAAGATCCGCAAGGGCGTGGACATCCGCCAGGACGCCGCGATCACCAAGCGCTCGGAGTCGCTCCTGGGCGACTACCTGCTGGACCTGAACCCCGGCACGGAGCAGGCGCCGGAGCTGGAGAACGGCGGGCAGATCCGCCGCGTCATCGACACCCAGGGCGTGGAGGCCGTCTTCGAGTCCCTGTCGCAGATCACCTCCGACATCCAGCAGGTGACGGGCGCGCTGCGCGAGGTGCTGGGCGGCGAGAAGGGCGCGGGCAGCCTGGAGCGCATCGTGGAGAACCTGGTCCGCCTGTCGGACTCGGTGGACGCGACGGTGCGCCGCAACACGGACCGCCTGGACACCATCATGGCGAACGTGGAGGGCGTGTCCTCCGACGTGCGCGCCCTCACCCAGGGCAACGGCGCGGAGGTCACCCGCATCGTCACCAACGTGGAGCGCATCACCCAGGACGTCCGCGAGGTGCTCGGCACCGTCAAGAACATCGTGGGCAGCGGGGAAGGGGAGTTCAAGGAGAGCGTCTCCAGCCTCAAGCAGACGCTGGGCCGGCTGGACAACACGCTCGCCAACCTGGAGGACATCACCCGCAAGGTGAAGGACGGCGAGGGCGCCGCGGGCGCGCTGCTCACCGACGAGCAGCTGGGCCAGCGCCTCAGCGAGGCCGTCACCGACGTCAGCGAGTTCGCCACCCGCCTCTCCACCCTCCAGACGGAGGTGGGCCTGTTCAGCACCTACCTGGTGTCCCAGGGCGCGTCGAAGAACGGCCTGTCGCTCAAGCTCATCCCCAAGCCGGACAAGTACTACCTGCTGGAGATCATCGACGACCCGCGCGGCTCCGTCAGCACGCAGGTGGTGCAGACCAACCCGCCGTCGGACGGCGACCCGGTCATCCAGACGCAGAAGGTGACCCGGGAGTCCTTCAAGGTCAGCCTCCAGTTCGCCAAGCGCTACTACTTCACCACCCTGCGCGTGGGCCTCATCGAGTCCACGGGCGGCGTGGGCGCGGACCTGCACCTCTTCGACGACGCGCTCACCCTGAAGATGGACGCGTTCAACTTCACCGCGGACGAGCTGCGCTACCCGCGGCTGCGCGCCATGCTGAAGGCCCAGGCTTTCGACCACCTGTACGCCATGGCGGGCATGGACGACATCCTCAACGCCAGGCAGCGTGACGCGGCCACCCGGCGCCTCATCGCCGGCCGCGACTTCTTCTTCGGCGCGGGCTTCTTCTTCACCGACGACGACCTGAAGGCCCTCATCACCACCATCGGCGTCCCCACGTTCTAG
- a CDS encoding ABC transporter ATP-binding protein, whose product MIQIVDLHKTFAGNKVLTGINLTVPAGSTCVILGGSGSGKTVLMKHMIGLLKPDSGQVIIDGQDIVPMSVEGLQQVRRSFGMVFQAAALFDSMTVFENVAFPLRQHTKLSEDEIREQVRKRLDLMGLKREVEGRFPADLSGGMRKRVGLARAVVLDPKVVLYDEPTTGLDPITTDSVDDMILTAQKELGVTSVVISHDIASAFNVANQIAFLSKGVIVEHGPPEQLRESQHPAVQVFLQTWFGKN is encoded by the coding sequence ATGATCCAGATCGTGGACCTGCACAAGACGTTCGCGGGGAACAAGGTCCTCACCGGCATCAACCTCACCGTGCCCGCGGGCAGCACCTGCGTCATCCTGGGCGGCTCCGGGTCCGGCAAGACGGTGCTGATGAAGCACATGATCGGCCTGCTCAAGCCGGACAGCGGCCAGGTCATCATCGACGGGCAGGACATCGTCCCCATGAGCGTGGAGGGGTTGCAGCAGGTGCGCCGCAGCTTCGGCATGGTGTTCCAGGCCGCCGCGCTCTTCGACTCCATGACGGTGTTCGAGAACGTCGCCTTCCCGCTGCGCCAGCACACGAAGCTGTCCGAGGACGAGATCCGCGAGCAGGTGCGCAAGCGCCTGGACCTCATGGGGCTCAAGCGCGAGGTGGAGGGGCGCTTCCCCGCGGACCTGTCCGGCGGCATGCGCAAGCGCGTGGGCCTGGCGCGCGCCGTGGTGCTGGACCCCAAGGTCGTCCTCTACGACGAGCCCACCACCGGCCTGGATCCCATCACCACGGACTCCGTGGACGACATGATCCTCACCGCGCAGAAGGAGCTGGGCGTCACCAGCGTGGTCATCAGCCACGACATCGCGTCCGCCTTCAACGTGGCCAACCAGATCGCCTTCCTGTCCAAGGGCGTCATCGTGGAGCACGGCCCGCCGGAGCAGCTGCGGGAGTCCCAGCACCCGGCCGTCCAGGTCTTCCTCCAGACGTGGTTCGGTAAGAACTGA
- a CDS encoding MlaE family ABC transporter permease, which yields MTTETPSKPNRFTGAFTQSVEGLGKGIIDVVSSIGGVVALGLDVFRWSVRRPFRLQNLFTQLDFVGVGSIFIVGLTGTFTGMVFALQTSTAFALFDAESLVGPTVALTLTRELASVFAALMVTMRAGSAMCTELGTMRVTEQVDALETMAVNPVQYLLVPRVLAGLFMVPALTMLFNTTGMSGAYVVAVFGLGISPGTFLSRTQQWMAPSDVYEGLLKGAIFGLSVALICCYKGFNASGGAKGVGQATTEAMVSSALAIFILDFIVGMMMH from the coding sequence ATGACCACCGAGACCCCCAGCAAACCCAACCGGTTCACCGGCGCCTTCACTCAGTCGGTGGAGGGCCTCGGCAAGGGCATCATCGACGTCGTCAGCAGCATTGGCGGCGTGGTGGCCCTGGGCCTGGACGTCTTCCGCTGGAGCGTGCGCCGCCCGTTCCGGCTGCAGAACCTCTTCACCCAGCTGGACTTCGTGGGCGTGGGCTCCATCTTCATCGTGGGGCTCACCGGCACCTTCACCGGCATGGTGTTCGCCCTCCAGACGTCCACCGCCTTCGCCCTGTTCGACGCGGAGAGCCTGGTGGGCCCCACCGTGGCGCTGACGCTCACGCGCGAGCTCGCCTCCGTGTTCGCCGCGCTGATGGTCACCATGCGCGCCGGCTCCGCCATGTGCACGGAGCTGGGCACCATGCGCGTCACCGAGCAGGTGGACGCGCTGGAGACCATGGCCGTCAACCCGGTGCAGTACCTGCTGGTGCCCCGGGTGCTCGCGGGCCTGTTCATGGTCCCCGCGCTCACCATGCTCTTCAACACCACGGGCATGTCCGGCGCCTACGTCGTCGCCGTGTTCGGCCTGGGCATCTCCCCCGGCACGTTCCTGTCGCGCACCCAGCAGTGGATGGCTCCGTCGGACGTCTACGAGGGCCTCCTCAAGGGCGCCATCTTCGGCCTCTCCGTGGCCCTCATCTGTTGCTACAAGGGCTTCAACGCGTCCGGCGGCGCGAAGGGCGTGGGCCAGGCCACCACGGAGGCGATGGTCTCCAGCGCGCTGGCCATCTTCATCCTCGATTTCATCGTCGGCATGATGATGCACTGA
- a CDS encoding RluA family pseudouridine synthase yields MSGEVPRVLFEGAGVMVVDKPAGVLVIPGREGGPSLRDTLEAHLGRKVYVVHRLDRDTSGALVFALDADVHRALSQAFETGKVRKRYRALVEGRLEAPRMVDAPLVAGRKGRMRVARPEEPDAKPSRTRVRPVETFARASLVEAEPLTGRTHQIRVHLLSLGHPLLVDHQYGREAPLTEGDLGGQGTREVLTRTPLHAARVEWPALPGVPARGVDAPLPPDMLRALELLRAAG; encoded by the coding sequence ATGAGCGGGGAGGTTCCCCGCGTCCTCTTCGAGGGCGCGGGCGTGATGGTGGTGGACAAGCCGGCCGGGGTGCTCGTCATCCCCGGCCGCGAGGGCGGCCCGTCCCTGCGCGACACGCTGGAGGCGCACCTGGGCCGCAAGGTGTACGTGGTGCACCGGCTGGACCGGGACACCTCCGGCGCCCTGGTGTTCGCGCTGGACGCGGACGTGCACCGCGCGCTGTCCCAGGCCTTCGAGACGGGCAAGGTGCGCAAGCGCTACCGCGCCCTGGTGGAGGGCCGGCTGGAGGCGCCCCGGATGGTGGACGCGCCGCTCGTCGCCGGCCGCAAGGGGCGCATGCGCGTGGCCAGGCCGGAGGAGCCGGACGCCAAGCCGTCGCGCACGCGCGTGCGCCCGGTGGAGACCTTCGCGCGCGCGTCCCTGGTGGAGGCGGAGCCGCTGACGGGCCGCACGCATCAGATCCGCGTGCACCTGCTGTCGCTGGGGCACCCGCTGCTCGTGGATCACCAGTACGGCCGCGAGGCTCCGCTCACGGAGGGCGACCTGGGAGGGCAGGGGACCCGGGAGGTGCTGACCCGGACGCCGCTGCACGCCGCGCGGGTGGAGTGGCCCGCGCTGCCCGGAGTGCCGGCGCGCGGGGTGGATGCCCCGCTGCCTCCGGACATGCTGCGCGCGCTGGAGCTGCTGCGCGCGGCGGGGTGA
- a CDS encoding M16 family metallopeptidase, producing MASRKIASVKNTVRKAAKAVRKQATSARKKVAQAKKAVPARAKKLLKAVPAPKSAATGELKLPALHESTTSTGLKVIAAERGPLPLVSVRLVMRAGGVWDPPGKDGLADFTARLLRRGTKRMDADGISEAIEFVGASLYAGVNEDVLSVYLTTPAEHFSAMLDVLGQVVREPTFPEQEVVDARERALAQFANDLDDPSSIADRAFTRAVWGDHPYGRDLGGNKRTVSTFTRDDVVRFHAECMGPRISLLTVVGALAPETVAAEAERAFAGWTGGPAVEPMLPRKQERPAKAGTVLLVDKPDQTQSQVRLGGPGFWLGHEDYFPATAMNIALGGGFTSRLMNEIRVNRGLTYGVSSYFDTMSAGGIFALSTFTKTASTREIIDVALKEIHGVRDAGLKPRELKDAQSYLAGLYPLRTETNESVASVIADMRIHGLGDDWVEKFRDRLRAVTPRDVAAAAKKYAFADRPVIVVLGKASEVKPLLEGLGPITVVPASDYE from the coding sequence ATGGCCTCCCGAAAGATCGCCTCCGTGAAGAACACCGTCCGCAAGGCCGCCAAGGCCGTGCGCAAGCAGGCCACGTCCGCGCGCAAGAAGGTCGCGCAGGCGAAGAAGGCCGTCCCGGCCCGGGCGAAGAAGCTGCTGAAGGCCGTGCCCGCGCCGAAGTCCGCCGCCACCGGCGAACTGAAGCTGCCCGCGCTGCATGAGAGCACCACGTCCACGGGCCTGAAGGTCATCGCCGCGGAGCGCGGGCCGCTGCCGCTCGTGTCCGTGCGGCTGGTGATGCGCGCGGGCGGCGTGTGGGATCCGCCGGGCAAGGACGGCCTGGCGGACTTCACCGCGCGGCTGCTGCGCCGGGGCACGAAGCGCATGGACGCGGATGGCATCAGCGAGGCCATCGAGTTCGTGGGCGCCAGCCTCTACGCGGGCGTCAACGAGGACGTGCTGTCCGTCTACCTCACCACGCCCGCGGAGCACTTCTCCGCGATGCTCGACGTGCTGGGGCAGGTGGTGCGCGAGCCCACGTTCCCGGAGCAGGAGGTGGTGGACGCCCGGGAGCGCGCGCTGGCGCAGTTCGCCAACGACCTGGATGATCCATCCTCCATCGCGGACCGCGCCTTCACGCGCGCCGTGTGGGGGGACCATCCGTACGGGCGCGACCTGGGCGGCAACAAGCGCACCGTGTCCACGTTCACCCGCGACGACGTGGTCCGCTTCCACGCCGAGTGCATGGGGCCGCGCATCTCCCTGCTCACGGTGGTGGGCGCCCTGGCCCCGGAGACCGTGGCCGCGGAGGCGGAGCGCGCCTTCGCCGGCTGGACGGGCGGCCCCGCCGTGGAGCCGATGCTGCCGCGCAAGCAGGAGCGGCCCGCGAAGGCCGGGACGGTGCTGTTGGTGGACAAGCCGGACCAGACGCAGTCCCAGGTGCGCCTGGGCGGCCCGGGCTTCTGGCTGGGCCACGAGGACTACTTCCCGGCCACGGCGATGAACATCGCGCTGGGCGGCGGCTTCACGTCGCGGCTGATGAACGAGATCCGCGTCAACCGGGGCCTCACCTACGGCGTCAGCTCCTACTTCGACACGATGAGCGCGGGCGGCATCTTCGCGCTGTCCACGTTCACGAAGACGGCGTCCACGCGGGAGATCATCGACGTGGCGCTGAAGGAGATCCACGGCGTGCGCGACGCGGGCTTGAAGCCCCGGGAGCTGAAGGACGCGCAGAGCTACCTGGCGGGCCTCTATCCGCTGCGCACGGAGACCAACGAGTCCGTGGCCTCCGTCATCGCGGACATGCGCATCCACGGCCTGGGCGACGACTGGGTGGAGAAGTTCCGTGACCGGCTGCGCGCCGTGACGCCCAGGGACGTGGCCGCCGCGGCGAAGAAGTACGCGTTCGCGGACCGGCCGGTCATCGTGGTGCTGGGCAAGGCGTCGGAGGTGAAGCCGCTGCTGGAGGGGCTGGGCCCCATCACCGTCGTGCCGGCGTCGGACTACGAATGA
- a CDS encoding M16 family metallopeptidase — translation MSKASPRSTAVRAVDPTLAALFDVHEATLPNGLKVRLLANHQAPVVSLYTFFQVGSRNERPGITGISHLFEHMMFNGAKKYGPKMFDKTLESNGGRSNAYTSNDMTVYYDDFSADALETVLDLESDRMRSLRISQETLTSERQVVMEERRVRVDNEIPGMMDEELGTLVYKAHAYRWPVIGWMADIENITREDCQEYFRTYYAPNNAVLYIVGDIDPKKTLALVRKYYGNIPRGPTPAPVLNAEPEQKGERRAVVRHPAQSPSVMIGFRGPAASDEDTLVLDVVQYVLTKGEGSRLVKSLVYDQKAAVSVMLDWSWRIDPGTILFYLELKPDSDAAKVEGLLYAELERLARDGVTDKELQKAKNNLRADHLRELSTNSGRGHALGHYEALLGDWREGLSLPTFYANVTADQVKAVAAKYFAPERRSVVTLHPEAGANEAGDEAAEA, via the coding sequence ATGTCCAAGGCATCCCCGCGGTCCACCGCCGTGCGCGCGGTGGACCCCACCCTCGCCGCACTGTTCGACGTTCACGAGGCAACGCTGCCCAACGGCCTGAAGGTCCGCCTGCTGGCGAACCACCAGGCCCCGGTGGTCAGCCTCTACACCTTCTTCCAGGTGGGCAGCCGCAACGAGCGGCCCGGCATCACCGGCATCAGCCACCTGTTCGAACACATGATGTTCAACGGGGCGAAGAAGTACGGCCCCAAGATGTTCGACAAGACGCTGGAGTCCAACGGCGGCCGCTCCAACGCGTACACGTCCAACGACATGACGGTGTACTACGACGACTTCTCCGCCGACGCGCTGGAGACGGTGCTCGACCTGGAGTCGGACCGGATGCGCTCGCTGCGCATCTCCCAGGAGACGCTGACGAGCGAGCGCCAGGTCGTGATGGAGGAGCGCCGCGTCCGCGTGGACAACGAAATCCCCGGCATGATGGACGAGGAGCTGGGCACGCTCGTCTACAAGGCGCACGCGTACCGCTGGCCCGTCATCGGCTGGATGGCGGACATCGAGAACATCACCCGCGAGGACTGCCAGGAGTACTTCCGCACGTACTACGCGCCCAACAACGCGGTGCTCTACATCGTCGGGGACATCGACCCGAAGAAGACGCTCGCGCTGGTGCGCAAGTACTACGGGAACATCCCGCGCGGCCCCACGCCCGCGCCGGTGCTCAACGCGGAGCCGGAGCAGAAGGGCGAGCGCCGCGCCGTGGTGCGCCACCCCGCGCAGTCGCCGTCGGTGATGATCGGCTTCCGCGGCCCCGCGGCCAGCGACGAGGACACGCTGGTGCTGGACGTCGTCCAGTACGTCCTCACCAAGGGCGAGGGCAGCCGGCTGGTGAAGTCCCTCGTGTATGACCAGAAGGCCGCCGTGTCGGTGATGCTCGACTGGAGCTGGCGCATCGACCCGGGGACCATCCTGTTCTACCTGGAGCTCAAGCCGGACTCGGACGCGGCGAAGGTGGAGGGCCTGCTGTACGCGGAGCTGGAGCGGCTGGCGCGTGACGGCGTCACCGACAAGGAGCTGCAGAAGGCGAAGAACAACCTGCGCGCGGACCACCTGCGGGAGCTGTCCACCAACAGCGGCCGGGGCCACGCCCTGGGCCACTACGAGGCCCTGCTGGGCGACTGGCGCGAGGGCCTGTCCCTGCCGACCTTCTACGCGAACGTCACGGCGGACCAGGTGAAGGCCGTGGCCGCGAAGTACTTCGCCCCCGAGCGCCGCTCGGTGGTCACCCTCCATCCCGAAGCCGGCGCCAACGAAGCCGGTGACGAAGCGGCGGAGGCGTAA